Proteins co-encoded in one Flavobacterium sp. M31R6 genomic window:
- a CDS encoding TIGR00730 family Rossman fold protein, translating into MKRITVFCGSSSGTEAIYTAQATSLGQTLAKRNIELVYGGANVGLMGAIADGVLNNGGKAIGVLPNFLRSKEIAHKQLTELILVDTMHERKTKMNDLCDGVIALPGGFGTLDELFEMLTWGQLGLHKKPIGILNVGGYFDALIIFTQTMVDKGLLKEVNQQMLLVSDTIDDLLDKMENYVPPTVGKWIDKKDI; encoded by the coding sequence ATGAAAAGAATAACTGTATTTTGTGGTTCCAGTTCAGGAACCGAAGCAATCTATACTGCACAAGCGACTTCGCTTGGGCAAACATTAGCCAAACGAAATATAGAATTAGTTTATGGCGGAGCCAATGTTGGACTTATGGGAGCCATTGCTGACGGCGTTTTGAATAATGGCGGAAAAGCAATAGGAGTGTTGCCCAATTTTTTGAGGTCAAAAGAAATTGCCCACAAGCAGCTCACGGAACTGATTTTGGTGGATACCATGCACGAACGGAAAACCAAAATGAATGACCTTTGCGACGGCGTAATTGCACTGCCGGGTGGTTTTGGAACATTAGACGAACTTTTCGAAATGCTGACTTGGGGACAACTCGGACTGCATAAAAAACCAATTGGCATTTTAAACGTTGGAGGCTATTTTGATGCTTTAATTATTTTCACTCAAACAATGGTGGACAAAGGGCTTTTGAAAGAAGTAAATCAACAAATGCTTTTGGTAAGTGACACCATTGATGATCTTTTGGATAAAATGGAAAATTACGTTCCGCCAACAGTGGGGAAATGGATTGACAAGAAAGATATTTAA
- a CDS encoding HD domain-containing protein: protein MSNLDLINKTILFVKEKLANAEGGHDWFHIQRVYKNALLIARGENCDETVVKLGALLHDIADSKFHAGDETVGPKVAREFLESEGVSESIISHVIQIIDNISFKGGKTEKTFSSIELDIVQDADRLDAIGAIGIARAFNYGGFKNRTMYDPQIAPNLHMSKEEYKNSQAPTINHFYEKLLLLKDKMNTETGKQIAEQRHHYMQGFLGQFYAEWDGEL from the coding sequence ATGAGCAATCTAGATTTGATAAACAAAACCATCCTTTTTGTAAAAGAAAAATTAGCCAATGCCGAAGGTGGTCACGATTGGTTCCATATTCAAAGGGTGTATAAGAATGCATTATTAATTGCGAGAGGAGAAAACTGTGACGAAACTGTTGTTAAACTCGGTGCTTTGCTACACGATATAGCCGACAGTAAATTTCACGCTGGTGACGAAACAGTGGGGCCAAAAGTGGCTCGTGAGTTTTTGGAAAGCGAAGGTGTTTCCGAAAGCATTATTTCTCATGTTATCCAAATTATTGACAATATCTCTTTTAAAGGCGGAAAAACTGAAAAAACATTCTCTTCTATTGAATTGGATATCGTTCAGGATGCCGACCGATTGGACGCAATAGGTGCCATTGGGATTGCCAGAGCGTTTAATTATGGAGGATTCAAGAATAGAACAATGTATGATCCTCAAATCGCGCCAAATTTGCACATGAGCAAAGAAGAATACAAAAACAGTCAAGCTCCTACAATCAACCACTTTTATGAAAAATTGTTATTGTTGAAAGATAAAATGAATACCGAAACAGGTAAACAAATAGCTGAACAAAGACATCACTATATGCAGGGATTTTTGGGGCAGTTTTATGCCGAATGGGACGGGGAGTTATAG